CGGCCCGGCGCCGGGGCGGCCAGGGCGGGGTGGAGAGCCTGCGGGCCATTCCCTGGGTCTTCGCCTGGACCCAGACTCGTCTGCTGCTGCCTTCGTGGCTGGGCACCGGCGACGGGTTGGCGGCGCTGGAGGGGGAGGACGGTCTGGCCCTGCTGCGGGAGATGTACCGCCAGTGGACCTTCTTCCGCTCGACCCTCGACTTGATTCAGATGGTGCTGGCCAAGGCCGAGCCGGGGATTGCGGCCTACTACGACCAGCTCTTGGTGCCGGAGGACCTGCGGCCCCTGGGCGAGGAGCTGCGGGAGCGCCTGAGCAAGACCACCGAGCGGTTGTTGGCGGTCACCGGGCCGGAGGGTGGCGGTGGCCAGCTGCTCGCCGACAACGCCGTGCTGCGGCGCTCCATCGCGGTGCGCAATCCCTACGTCGACCCCATCAACGTGGTGCAGGCGGAGCTGCTGCGGCGGCTGCGGGGCCCGCAGCCGGAGCCGGCGGCCCACGAGGCCTTCCTCACCACCGTCAACGGCATCGCCGCCGGCATGCGCAACACCGGTTGAGGGATCCGGTCCCTCAATCCGGGTAGATCACCACCCGCCGGTAGGGCTCCCGGCCCTTGCTGTCGGAGGCCAGGCCGGCGTCGTGGACCATCTCGTGCTGGAGGCGGCGGAGGTTGGGGTCCTGGGGCTGTAGCTCCACCGGGTGGCCGCTGCCCATGACCTCGGCGATGCCCCGCTCCGCCTGCTGCAGCGCCACCTCGTGCTCGACGGCGAAGTCCTGGACGTCGAATTCGTCGCGCAGGAAGTTCTCCATCTGCTTCACCGTGTTGCTCTTGATCACCGCCAGCCGCACGCCGCGCATCTGGGCGTCCCGGAGGCGGTTGGGCTGGCGCCGTTCCTGGGACTTGAGGGTGAGAATCAAATCCGCCTCCCGCAGCAGGTCCACCAGCCGCACCGGCACCTTGAGGTCCCGCACCGCCCGCTGCAATTTGCCGCGGCTCACGGCGTAGGGGAAGATGCGCAGCCGCTTGGGCTTGCGCACGGCGCCGTTCTCGTGGATCTGCAGCAGGGGAGCTTCGTCGGCCATGGTCTCCTGGATCTCCACGTCGCCGGACTCGCCGCGGGTGCGCACCTGGGGGCGTAGGATGTTGCCCCGCAGCATGCGGTCTACCACCTCCGCCACGTCTTTGTGCACCGCCAGCTGATCCTGGTCCTGGATCTCCACGACGATGTCGAAGGTGGGCGGCGCCTTGCGCTCCAATACCGTCTTCTGGGTGCTGCGGCGGCGCGCCTCTTCGTCCGACAGGGTGACGGCGTGGATGCCTCCCACCAGATCCGAGAGGGTGGGGTTCTGCAGCAGGTTCTCCAGGCTGTTGCCGTGGGCGGTGGCGATGAGCTGGACGCCGCGCTCGGCGATGGTGCGGGCCGCCAGGGCCTCCGCTTCGGCGCCGATCTCGTCGATGACGATGACCTCCGGCATGTGGTTTTCCACCGCCTCGATCATCACCGCGTGCTGGCGATCCGGGGACGGCACCTGCATTCTCCGGGCGCGGCCGATGCCCGGGTGGGGCACGTCGCCGTCGCCGGCGATCTCGTTGGAGGTGTCTACCACCACCACCCGTTTGTTGAGGTCGTCCGCCAGCACCCGCGCCGCCTCCCGCAGCAGGGTGGTCTTGCCCACCCCGGGACGGCCCAGGAGCAGGATCGAGCGGCCGGCCT
The window above is part of the Acidobacteriota bacterium genome. Proteins encoded here:
- a CDS encoding R3H domain-containing nucleic acid-binding protein translates to MTQPNPALADDLDLLLKVMPPGMRATLETEAGQDLLIEVILDLGRIPEARFPERVVDLSGEAVTRQDLGYVVERVGSFGKDNRAGIERTLHRISAIRNRVGDVVGLTCRVGRAVVGTVDIVRDVIEAGRSILLLGRPGVGKTTLLREAARVLADDLNKRVVVVDTSNEIAGDGDVPHPGIGRARRMQVPSPDRQHAVMIEAVENHMPEVIVIDEIGAEAEALAARTIAERGVQLIATAHGNSLENLLQNPTLSDLVGGIHAVTLSDEEARRRSTQKTVLERKAPPTFDIVVEIQDQDQLAVHKDVAEVVDRMLRGNILRPQVRTRGESGDVEIQETMADEAPLLQIHENGAVRKPKRLRIFPYAVSRGKLQRAVRDLKVPVRLVDLLREADLILTLKSQERRQPNRLRDAQMRGVRLAVIKSNTVKQMENFLRDEFDVQDFAVEHEVALQQAERGIAEVMGSGHPVELQPQDPNLRRLQHEMVHDAGLASDSKGREPYRRVVIYPD